Proteins encoded together in one Bacteroides ovatus window:
- a CDS encoding endo-1,4-beta-xylanase, protein MNNTKSLIAMFLLSFMVLSCTDDDKDVMDESGGSQSLFFAEEGLMVSTTGGDVVATVNWSNTTWRIEYDEQENAVVSSLSQSAGGSLSGSGQTAVTIRCLDNPTGKNRSQSIYLVAEANKERIPLLLTQPGDYLNSLAPLKSYVNRTTDPDFKLGTGVNAANFLKQDIVYTLTRSNFDEMTAGNAMKYGSVVQSDGTMDFTRVKNFVQLAERSNMSVYGHVLCWHAQTRKDYLYSLIEPEFIPGEHKSGKYIIDFESDNVGVSYPMTGNSSAIVEADPDNESGSVLHVGNDEVAAQRSYPKFEVTLPEGTKLGDYLTLSVDFRGNWNKGQTGSGMRFGINENSPSKKFNTPAGFGCPDGKWGRGLIKINMSDLNLTEEQKELTEFTLLLGSETGTGNYYIDNITMDWSITTGDQTIVKDPQEKVRILSDALERWMAGMIDACGGYVKTWELLNEPMQDWPDPTQLKTGMKDGVDVNKDNTQNSNFYWQDFLGKDYAVKALEFARKHGGEDIKLFVNEYGLEGIGSKKLQGFLDYVKYIDDTYAQKFPNSRGVDGIATQMHVSYYLDAAKQVEFEASIENMFTKLAATGKLVKISELDMGLVAEDGTDIMTADVTEEQHRKMADFYTFIIKKYFEIIPQPQRYGITQWCQTDAPVTSGWRGGQPVGIWDLDYNRKLIYEGYVNGLKQN, encoded by the coding sequence ATGAACAATACAAAATCGCTTATAGCTATGTTTCTCTTGTCATTTATGGTGCTTTCCTGTACTGATGACGACAAGGATGTGATGGACGAATCGGGCGGATCTCAGAGTTTGTTTTTTGCCGAAGAGGGCTTGATGGTTTCTACGACAGGTGGTGATGTGGTTGCTACTGTCAATTGGAGCAATACAACGTGGCGAATAGAATATGACGAGCAAGAGAATGCAGTCGTATCAAGTTTGTCGCAAAGTGCTGGAGGTAGCTTATCGGGTAGTGGACAAACTGCTGTGACGATACGATGTTTGGACAATCCCACAGGTAAAAATCGCTCACAATCAATCTATCTGGTGGCAGAGGCTAATAAAGAACGTATACCTCTATTACTTACTCAGCCGGGTGACTATCTGAACTCGTTAGCTCCCTTGAAAAGCTATGTGAATCGCACTACCGACCCTGACTTTAAGCTGGGTACTGGTGTAAATGCCGCAAATTTCTTAAAGCAAGACATCGTGTACACGTTGACTCGCTCTAATTTTGATGAAATGACAGCCGGCAATGCCATGAAGTATGGCTCGGTAGTTCAGTCGGACGGCACAATGGACTTTACGAGGGTGAAGAACTTTGTACAATTGGCCGAGCGGTCGAATATGTCGGTCTATGGACATGTGCTTTGCTGGCATGCGCAAACACGCAAGGACTATCTCTATAGCTTGATAGAACCTGAATTTATTCCCGGAGAGCATAAATCGGGTAAGTATATCATCGACTTTGAAAGCGACAATGTGGGTGTATCTTACCCGATGACCGGTAATAGTAGTGCAATTGTAGAGGCCGATCCTGATAATGAATCGGGCAGTGTGTTGCATGTAGGTAACGATGAAGTAGCTGCTCAACGCTCTTATCCAAAGTTTGAGGTAACGTTGCCTGAAGGTACGAAACTGGGAGATTACCTCACTTTATCAGTTGATTTCCGAGGGAATTGGAATAAGGGTCAAACAGGTTCCGGTATGAGATTCGGTATTAACGAGAACTCTCCATCGAAGAAATTTAATACCCCAGCCGGTTTTGGTTGTCCCGATGGAAAATGGGGCAGAGGATTAATCAAAATCAATATGTCCGATTTGAATTTGACTGAAGAACAAAAGGAATTGACCGAATTTACACTTCTTTTAGGCTCTGAAACCGGAACGGGCAATTATTACATCGACAACATCACAATGGATTGGAGTATCACTACCGGTGATCAAACTATAGTGAAGGACCCACAAGAGAAAGTGCGGATTCTGAGCGATGCGCTGGAACGTTGGATGGCAGGTATGATCGATGCCTGTGGCGGTTACGTGAAAACATGGGAACTACTGAACGAACCCATGCAGGATTGGCCTGATCCGACCCAACTGAAGACTGGCATGAAAGATGGAGTGGATGTGAATAAGGATAATACCCAAAACTCCAATTTTTATTGGCAAGACTTCCTCGGTAAAGATTATGCAGTGAAAGCTCTTGAATTTGCTCGTAAGCATGGCGGTGAAGATATCAAACTATTTGTTAATGAATATGGACTGGAGGGTATAGGTAGCAAGAAATTGCAAGGATTCTTGGATTATGTGAAATATATCGATGATACCTATGCGCAAAAGTTCCCCAATAGCCGTGGTGTGGATGGTATTGCTACGCAAATGCATGTAAGTTACTATCTAGATGCGGCCAAGCAGGTAGAGTTTGAGGCTTCGATAGAAAATATGTTCACGAAACTTGCAGCGACTGGTAAACTCGTCAAGATATCCGAATTGGATATGGGCTTAGTGGCTGAAGATGGAACTGATATTATGACTGCCGATGTTACAGAAGAGCAACATCGCAAGATGGCCGATTTCTATACGTTTATTATTAAGAAGTATTTCGAAATAATTCCTCAGCCACAACGTTATGGAATTACACAATGGTGTCAGACGGATGCGCCTGTAACATCAGGATGGCGTGGCGGACAGCCTGTTGGTATTTGGGATCTGGATTATAATCGCAAATTGATATATGAAGGATATGTCAATGGGTTGAAACAGAATTAA
- a CDS encoding DUF4973 domain-containing protein, protein MRTIYKLLLVVLIGGGTLSSCNDEWTDEQFKQLISFKTQPGGWGVTDVHVRYANSAKYTYNLPVLVSGSTDNTDDRLVSFSLRDDTLDILNFEKFGNRPELYFRELPQKYYSFPKELTIPAGQSHALLPIEFSLDGLDDSQKWALPLKVCEDANGTYAVNPRKYYRTAVLRPILFNEFSGRFSGSSLLGTMAGESDIKFSSTEIKLNVVTDSIVFFYAGQRTEDYEDRINYKVFLQFTGDKVDSKKDLYKMKIWAENEKLKFNSYSTPTYKVSSEMDATKTYLKHTYIVISDIDFDFVDYTSVPNYEIEYNMKGGLSVSRDLDTRKPDEDQGSDSKWW, encoded by the coding sequence ATGAGAACGATATATAAATTATTACTTGTAGTACTGATTGGAGGTGGCACTTTGTCTTCATGCAATGACGAATGGACCGATGAGCAATTCAAACAATTGATATCTTTTAAGACTCAACCGGGCGGATGGGGCGTTACGGATGTGCATGTGCGATATGCTAATTCCGCAAAATATACGTACAATTTGCCCGTACTGGTGAGTGGATCGACCGATAATACCGACGATCGTTTAGTTTCGTTTAGCCTGCGCGACGATACACTTGATATCCTCAATTTCGAGAAATTCGGTAATCGCCCCGAACTTTACTTTAGGGAATTGCCTCAAAAGTATTATTCTTTCCCGAAGGAATTAACCATTCCGGCAGGTCAGAGCCATGCTTTACTTCCGATTGAATTTTCGTTGGACGGCCTCGATGATTCGCAAAAATGGGCGTTGCCCCTAAAGGTATGCGAGGATGCTAACGGCACTTACGCTGTAAACCCGCGCAAGTACTATCGTACGGCGGTGCTTCGTCCGATTCTCTTTAATGAGTTTTCAGGACGTTTTTCCGGATCGAGCCTTTTGGGCACGATGGCAGGTGAATCGGATATTAAGTTCAGTTCGACCGAAATTAAGCTTAATGTAGTGACTGACTCTATCGTCTTCTTCTACGCAGGTCAGCGTACCGAGGATTACGAGGATAGAATCAACTACAAAGTGTTCCTGCAATTCACAGGAGATAAGGTGGATTCTAAAAAAGATCTTTATAAAATGAAAATATGGGCTGAGAATGAGAAGTTGAAGTTCAATTCTTATTCTACCCCTACTTATAAAGTGTCATCGGAGATGGACGCTACTAAAACCTATCTGAAGCATACATATATTGTAATATCAGATATTGACTTTGATTTTGTAGACTACACAAGTGTACCCAATTATGAAATAGAATATAATATGAAGGGAGGCTTGTCAGTGTCGCGCGACTTGGATACGCGAAAACCTGATGAAGATCAAGGAAGTGACTCCAAATGGTGGTAA
- a CDS encoding RagB/SusD family nutrient uptake outer membrane protein codes for MIMTTNKYFKITTMALILSGGAALTGCADYLDTDYLFKERMTIEDIFSNRDYTNEWLAGAYNFYGDKHLQEICSQEGGSPFNFSDDMAYGDNWGSNRYGSWRNGSYGESGLNDNSKQVWQLCYKGINQAQVFLQYIDGNMQFNDVERADLRGQAYFLVAYYYWHLLRMFGPIPLLKEPVDYLQSYDEISHSRNTYDECVEYINECLLKSARDLPLRRSLQDLARPTRGAALGLRARVLLYAASPLMNGEAPEAYAAQLIDYDGKRLLPTEKDESKWAKAAAAAKDVMNLQVYSLHVASRRSTADAVNPLAFPATIEPVYDEKFSNLAWPDGWMNIDPMESYRQIFNGELAANQNKELIFSHLQNCSGDNNLRRLTFNQMPAEAKGRNTNCMTIKQLDAYYMADATNAPGKDKELGRNTDDTERLTGYMSSEVRKNYKYCDIPDDVSLQFANREPRFYASVAYSGSIWHMLDYDETLDEEPDVQVFYYRGKLSGGLATGIGIKKYVGPYDIVGAHSDVGRIRNKYTPDMRYAEILLIYAEALNELSVSYDVKSWDGSTTYSISRTPDELKKGIQPIRIRAGLHDYTDAVYSEPALFRDKLKRERQIELFAEGHRYFDLRRWLDAEVEESTIVYGYNTQCTEKMRDLFYVPVAIQSFPCAFSQKMWFWPIHHDELRRNKRLTQNPGWTYPQ; via the coding sequence ATGATTATGACAACAAATAAATACTTCAAAATAACAACGATGGCACTTATCCTATCGGGAGGTGCCGCACTGACGGGTTGCGCCGACTATTTGGATACGGATTACCTCTTCAAGGAGCGAATGACCATCGAGGATATCTTCTCCAATCGCGACTATACCAACGAATGGCTTGCCGGAGCTTACAATTTCTATGGTGATAAACATTTGCAGGAAATATGTAGTCAGGAGGGTGGAAGTCCCTTTAACTTTTCGGACGATATGGCCTACGGTGATAATTGGGGAAGCAACCGTTATGGTAGCTGGCGCAACGGGTCGTACGGTGAAAGCGGCTTGAACGACAACAGTAAGCAGGTATGGCAATTGTGCTATAAAGGCATCAATCAGGCGCAAGTATTTCTACAGTACATTGATGGGAATATGCAGTTTAACGATGTGGAACGTGCCGACCTCCGTGGTCAAGCATACTTTCTTGTTGCTTATTACTATTGGCATTTGCTTCGTATGTTTGGTCCCATTCCGTTGCTTAAAGAGCCGGTGGATTACTTACAAAGTTATGATGAAATCTCGCACTCGCGTAACACCTATGACGAGTGTGTGGAGTATATCAACGAGTGCTTATTGAAATCTGCCCGCGATCTTCCTCTTCGGCGTTCGCTTCAGGATCTTGCTCGTCCCACGCGTGGTGCTGCTTTGGGATTGCGTGCACGAGTGTTACTTTATGCAGCCAGTCCGTTGATGAATGGCGAGGCTCCCGAAGCTTATGCCGCACAGCTTATTGATTATGATGGTAAGCGTCTGCTTCCCACAGAGAAAGACGAATCGAAATGGGCAAAAGCGGCAGCTGCGGCCAAAGATGTGATGAACCTGCAAGTGTATAGTCTGCATGTCGCATCTCGCCGTTCGACGGCCGATGCTGTCAATCCATTGGCTTTCCCAGCAACTATTGAACCGGTTTATGATGAGAAGTTCTCCAATTTGGCATGGCCCGACGGCTGGATGAATATCGATCCCATGGAGTCGTATCGGCAGATATTCAATGGTGAGTTGGCGGCCAATCAGAATAAGGAACTTATTTTCTCACACTTGCAGAATTGCAGTGGTGATAATAATCTACGGAGGCTTACTTTTAACCAAATGCCAGCTGAAGCCAAAGGTCGAAATACCAATTGTATGACAATCAAGCAACTTGATGCTTACTATATGGCTGACGCTACCAATGCTCCGGGTAAAGACAAAGAGTTAGGACGGAATACCGATGATACGGAGCGCCTTACCGGATATATGTCGTCGGAGGTTCGCAAGAACTATAAATATTGTGACATTCCCGATGACGTGTCTTTGCAATTCGCCAATCGCGAGCCTCGTTTCTATGCATCAGTAGCTTACAGTGGTTCTATCTGGCATATGCTTGATTACGATGAAACACTTGATGAAGAACCGGATGTGCAGGTGTTCTATTACCGCGGTAAGCTGAGCGGTGGACTTGCAACAGGCATTGGGATTAAGAAGTATGTTGGTCCGTATGACATCGTGGGTGCTCACAGTGACGTAGGTCGTATCAGAAATAAATATACTCCGGACATGCGTTATGCCGAAATCCTCTTAATTTATGCCGAAGCATTGAACGAGCTTTCTGTCTCCTATGACGTGAAATCGTGGGATGGCAGTACGACCTACAGTATTAGCCGTACACCCGATGAATTGAAGAAGGGTATTCAACCTATCCGTATCCGTGCTGGTTTACACGACTATACCGATGCTGTTTATTCAGAACCGGCTTTGTTCCGCGATAAGTTGAAACGTGAGCGTCAGATCGAACTCTTTGCTGAGGGACATCGTTACTTCGACTTACGCCGATGGCTGGATGCCGAGGTGGAGGAATCCACCATTGTATATGGTTATAACACACAATGTACGGAAAAGATGCGCGACTTGTTCTATGTGCCTGTCGCAATTCAGAGCTTCCCATGTGCGTTCTCACAGAAGATGTGGTTTTGGCCTATCCATCATGATGAGTTACGACGTAACAAGCGCCTTACCCAAAATCCGGGTTGGACTTATCCGCAATAA
- a CDS encoding SusC/RagA family TonB-linked outer membrane protein, with protein MKRILLFICALLTSCLSMMAQGSLTVTGKVIDGTNNEPLIGVNVSIKNEPGLGTITDINGKYIIKNVKPYSILVFTYVGFATEEIQVKDKSKIDLVMKEDVNNIIDEVVITGTGLKKKVNLTGAITNVNVESLKSNPGGSISTSLAGVVPGVQAITTSGKPGSTSEFWIRSISTFGANASALVLVDGFERNLDEINVEDIESFSVLKDASETAIYGSRGANGVVLITTRRGKSGKININVKGETFYNQPTKLPDFVDGYQYASMANEARITRNQDPLYSPEELEMFRLQLDPDLYPSVDWLDVMMRNGSWSGRGSISMTGGGNTARYYVGGSFLSQQGLYKTDAVMKDYDTNANYNKWNYRVNVDIDVTKTTLLKLGVAGALDTQKDPGTGTWNIWNALMGYNPILVPVMYSNGYVPTYKDEGGGGFNPWVQATQTGYRESWNNNMECTLELQQKLDFLTKGLSFKFRFGYDTYNSNWKNFIKWPNQYRATPHYRDENGELLFTRIVEEKKMEQTSGSNGSRKEFLEWQFDYSRVFFSNNYVNAVLKYNQQAEIKTQNVGSDIQNGIDRRNQGFAGRFDYNWKHRYYVNFNFGITGSENFHKDNRWGFFPAASAAWNISEEPFMKRLFPWLDLFKVRYSWGKVGNDNIGQRFPYLYTLNTMGGFNSGDFGYSRGWEGRKYDQLASTDVSWEVSTKQDVGIDFAIFNDMFTGTIDYFKEHRTGIYMSRNYLPYYVGLQSNPSANVGEVKAHGMDGNIAFNKEFGDVSVTLRANMTVSKNEIVERDEMSDVYEYRLQKGHRVNQAKGLIALGLFKDYEEIRNWPNQGDVMPGDIKYKDVNGDGNINSEDEVAIGATTKPNLTYGFGVTAKWKGFDVNVHFQGVGKSSYFINGSSVWMFTNVNGDDNTAWGNILSAMASGNRWISHEISGTMDTEDPNADYPRLSYGGNSNNYRNSTFWLRDGSYLRLKTLDVGYSLPSNVVRKIHCNSVRFFFIGTNLLTWSKFDLWDPEMGSSDGKNYPLNRSYSLGVSINL; from the coding sequence ATGAAAAGAATACTACTATTTATATGTGCCTTGTTGACTTCTTGTCTGAGCATGATGGCGCAGGGTAGCCTTACAGTTACGGGTAAAGTGATAGATGGAACGAACAACGAGCCTCTGATAGGTGTGAACGTAAGCATCAAAAATGAGCCCGGCTTGGGTACCATTACAGATATCAACGGAAAATATATTATTAAAAATGTAAAACCTTACAGTATTTTGGTGTTTACCTACGTTGGTTTCGCAACAGAAGAAATTCAGGTAAAGGACAAGTCTAAAATTGACTTAGTAATGAAGGAAGATGTCAATAATATCATTGATGAGGTGGTGATTACAGGTACTGGTCTGAAGAAGAAAGTAAACTTGACAGGTGCTATCACCAATGTCAATGTAGAATCGTTGAAGTCCAATCCCGGAGGCTCTATCTCGACGTCACTGGCGGGTGTTGTGCCCGGTGTACAGGCTATTACTACAAGCGGTAAACCTGGCAGTACGTCGGAATTCTGGATTCGTAGTATCTCGACATTTGGCGCCAATGCATCGGCTTTGGTACTGGTGGATGGATTCGAACGCAACCTTGACGAGATTAACGTAGAGGATATCGAGTCGTTCTCGGTGCTGAAAGATGCTTCCGAAACAGCTATCTACGGTAGTCGTGGCGCCAATGGTGTGGTGCTCATCACTACGCGTCGCGGTAAGAGCGGTAAAATTAACATCAATGTGAAGGGGGAAACATTCTATAACCAACCCACCAAGTTGCCCGACTTTGTCGATGGTTACCAATATGCAAGTATGGCCAATGAGGCGCGTATTACACGTAATCAGGATCCCCTTTACTCTCCCGAGGAGTTGGAAATGTTTCGTCTGCAACTCGACCCCGACCTGTATCCTTCGGTCGATTGGCTTGATGTGATGATGCGCAACGGATCGTGGAGCGGACGCGGATCGATCAGTATGACCGGTGGTGGTAATACGGCTCGCTACTATGTGGGTGGTAGCTTCTTGAGTCAGCAGGGTCTGTACAAGACCGATGCTGTGATGAAAGATTACGACACCAATGCCAACTACAATAAATGGAACTACCGTGTGAATGTAGATATTGATGTCACCAAAACAACGCTGCTGAAGTTGGGCGTAGCCGGTGCACTCGATACTCAAAAAGATCCCGGTACAGGTACGTGGAATATCTGGAATGCCCTTATGGGGTACAATCCCATTCTGGTACCTGTCATGTATTCCAACGGATATGTACCTACGTACAAGGATGAAGGTGGTGGCGGTTTCAACCCTTGGGTGCAAGCTACGCAGACAGGTTATCGCGAAAGTTGGAACAACAATATGGAGTGTACGCTTGAACTGCAGCAGAAACTCGACTTCCTGACCAAGGGCTTGAGCTTTAAGTTTCGTTTCGGTTATGACACCTACAATTCCAACTGGAAGAACTTCATCAAGTGGCCCAATCAATATCGAGCTACACCGCACTACCGTGACGAGAATGGTGAATTGCTGTTTACTCGTATAGTAGAGGAGAAGAAGATGGAACAGACTTCTGGTTCGAATGGCAGTCGTAAGGAGTTCCTTGAATGGCAATTCGACTATTCACGAGTGTTTTTTTCAAACAATTATGTGAATGCAGTGCTGAAGTATAACCAGCAAGCCGAGATCAAGACACAAAACGTAGGTTCAGACATTCAGAATGGTATAGACCGTCGTAACCAAGGTTTTGCCGGACGATTCGACTACAACTGGAAGCACCGTTACTATGTAAACTTCAACTTTGGTATTACCGGTTCGGAGAACTTCCATAAAGATAATCGTTGGGGCTTTTTCCCCGCCGCGTCTGCCGCATGGAACATTTCGGAGGAACCCTTTATGAAGCGCCTCTTCCCTTGGTTAGACCTCTTTAAGGTACGATACTCTTGGGGGAAGGTAGGCAACGACAATATCGGTCAGCGTTTCCCCTACCTCTATACACTGAATACAATGGGTGGATTCAATTCCGGAGACTTCGGATATAGCCGTGGCTGGGAAGGAAGAAAATACGACCAATTGGCATCTACTGATGTGAGTTGGGAAGTATCGACCAAGCAGGATGTAGGTATCGACTTCGCTATCTTCAATGACATGTTCACAGGTACAATCGACTACTTTAAGGAGCACCGTACAGGTATCTATATGAGCCGCAACTATTTGCCATACTATGTCGGTTTGCAGAGCAATCCTTCGGCCAATGTCGGTGAGGTGAAAGCGCACGGTATGGATGGTAACATTGCGTTTAATAAGGAGTTTGGTGATGTAAGCGTGACGCTGCGCGCCAATATGACGGTCAGCAAGAATGAAATCGTAGAACGTGATGAAATGTCGGATGTATATGAGTATCGTTTGCAAAAAGGACATCGCGTAAATCAGGCCAAGGGACTAATCGCTTTGGGACTGTTCAAGGATTATGAAGAAATCCGTAACTGGCCCAACCAAGGAGATGTAATGCCCGGCGATATCAAGTATAAGGATGTGAATGGTGATGGTAATATCAACTCGGAAGATGAAGTGGCTATCGGTGCTACCACCAAGCCAAACTTGACCTATGGATTCGGTGTTACGGCCAAGTGGAAAGGTTTCGATGTAAACGTGCATTTCCAAGGCGTAGGTAAATCATCTTATTTCATTAATGGCTCAAGTGTGTGGATGTTTACTAATGTAAACGGTGATGATAATACGGCCTGGGGGAATATCCTGTCGGCTATGGCTTCGGGTAACCGTTGGATTTCGCACGAGATTTCTGGTACAATGGATACGGAAGATCCCAATGCTGATTATCCCCGCTTGTCGTATGGCGGTAATAGTAACAACTATCGCAATTCGACATTCTGGTTGCGCGATGGTTCTTACCTCCGCTTGAAGACATTGGATGTAGGTTATTCATTACCCTCTAATGTGGTAAGAAAAATCCATTGTAACAGTGTGCGTTTCTTCTTTATCGGAACTAATCTCTTGACCTGGTCGAAATTCGACTTGTGGGATCCTGAAATGGGATCGAGCGATGGTAAGAACTATCCGCTCAACAGATCTTATTCTTTAGGTGTTTCAATTAATTTGTAA
- a CDS encoding IPT/TIG domain-containing protein has product MIQVTRRHVFSKALLQKTLFVAGLVLFSSCYKGSTLDVNQDSGTPFNPKEEIVVEKFLPTEGRKGTRVVVYGRNFGNDVSKVKVTIGGYPAKVINVKGESLLCICPSKAYEGDVKVSVVGDDEAELKSGVCEAKFDYQYNYVVTTFLGKLYENNTKWDVLAGPFDDCGAFDNIWRMMFDPNSNYDDLYWVGQRDAFRHVDFVNQYVDIKTTNIGQCADVNFTLNGDMVVVDDQSSDTNTGIYLFTRASGFTERLSLCNARGAKTCAVHPQNGKIYYTRYHHAMISSYDPATGTLTEEEVMMDTKGSNFHIVWHPTGDWAYIIYNGKHCIYRVDYNRETGKLAVPYIVCGQHSSPGWVDGMGTGARLWGPNQGIFVKNEAYAGEEDEYDFYFCDRDSHTVRVLTPEGRVTTYAGRGNSREWGYVDGELRSQALFNHPTSIAYDMKRKCFYIGDCDNHRVRKIAPEE; this is encoded by the coding sequence ATGATACAGGTTACAAGACGACATGTATTTTCTAAAGCGTTGCTGCAGAAGACATTATTTGTGGCGGGCTTAGTCCTTTTTTCTTCTTGTTACAAGGGCAGTACCTTGGATGTAAATCAGGATTCGGGTACTCCGTTCAATCCTAAAGAGGAGATTGTAGTAGAGAAGTTTCTGCCTACCGAGGGGCGTAAAGGGACTCGTGTAGTGGTATATGGCCGAAATTTCGGTAACGACGTGAGTAAAGTAAAAGTTACGATTGGCGGCTATCCCGCCAAAGTTATCAATGTAAAGGGCGAATCGTTGCTTTGCATTTGTCCATCGAAAGCTTATGAAGGAGATGTAAAAGTCTCTGTTGTTGGTGATGACGAGGCTGAGCTGAAGAGCGGTGTGTGTGAAGCCAAGTTTGATTACCAATATAATTATGTGGTAACCACCTTCTTGGGCAAACTTTATGAGAACAATACCAAATGGGATGTGCTGGCCGGTCCGTTTGACGATTGTGGTGCATTTGACAACATTTGGCGCATGATGTTCGATCCTAACAGCAATTATGATGACCTCTATTGGGTTGGTCAGAGAGATGCTTTCCGTCATGTGGATTTCGTGAATCAATATGTAGATATCAAAACTACCAATATTGGGCAATGCGCAGATGTGAACTTTACGCTTAATGGCGATATGGTAGTGGTGGACGATCAAAGTTCGGATACAAATACCGGTATTTATCTGTTTACCCGTGCCAGTGGGTTTACCGAACGTTTGTCTCTTTGTAATGCTCGTGGAGCAAAGACGTGTGCCGTTCATCCCCAAAATGGAAAAATCTATTATACACGTTATCACCATGCTATGATATCATCTTACGATCCGGCTACAGGCACGTTGACTGAAGAGGAGGTAATGATGGATACTAAAGGCTCAAACTTCCACATCGTTTGGCATCCCACAGGTGACTGGGCTTACATCATCTACAATGGCAAACATTGCATCTATCGTGTGGATTATAATAGAGAAACCGGAAAATTGGCTGTTCCCTATATTGTATGCGGACAACATAGTAGCCCAGGATGGGTTGACGGAATGGGCACAGGTGCACGGTTGTGGGGGCCAAACCAAGGTATTTTCGTGAAGAATGAAGCTTATGCCGGCGAAGAGGATGAATACGACTTCTACTTCTGCGATCGTGATAGCCATACTGTTCGTGTTCTCACACCCGAAGGTCGTGTGACAACCTACGCTGGTCGCGGTAATAGCCGTGAATGGGGTTATGTGGATGGAGAACTTCGCTCTCAAGCACTCTTCAATCATCCCACCAGTATCGCTTACGACATGAAACGTAAGTGTTTTTATATCGGTGACTGCGACAACCATCGCGTACGCAAAATTGCGCCGGAAGAATAA